One stretch of Lucilia cuprina isolate Lc7/37 chromosome 6, ASM2204524v1, whole genome shotgun sequence DNA includes these proteins:
- the LOC111685148 gene encoding UPF0587 protein CG4646 — translation MVRVALQISANLENIEELKTCHPDYAFFIKITCTNCGETSDKWHDITESERTQQDSRNPNGFNFYMKCKMCGRENSIDVVEKSNDVYTQEDSGKFKTIVVFDCRGAEPVEFSPRVGWIVRSVDNGQTFEEVDLSEDDWVDFDEKNNNSVGVYEFASKFIKLKK, via the exons ATGGTACGTGTGGCTTTACAAATTTCCGCAAATTTGGAAAATATCGAAGAATTAAAAACATGTCATCCCGACTATGCGTTCTTCATTAAAATCACCTGTACAAATTGTGGCGAAACTTCTGACAAATGGCATGATATTACAGAATCTGAACGCACACAACAGGATTCACGTAATCCAAATGgttttaatttctatatgaaATGTAAAATGTGCGGCCGGGAGAATTCCATAGATGTGGTGGAGAAATCAAATG ATGTTTACACCCAAGAAGATAGTGGCAAATTTAAGACCATTGTTGTTTTCGATTGCCGCGGCGCCGAACCAGTAGAATTTTCACCTCGTGTTGGCTGGATTGTTCGCTCGGTGGATAATGGTCAGACTTTTGAAGAAGTTGATTTGTCCGAAGATGATTGGGTAGATTTcgatgagaagaataacaattCTGTTGGTGTTTATGAATTTGCTTCGAAATTTATTAAGTTGAAGAagtga
- the LOC111685141 gene encoding sialin produces MLFMACLMSYMMRVNLSINIIAMVESTDANSTEILPDYGPRYNWSQSDQAMLLGAYFYGYMITSLPAGMLAENLGGKPVAGYSCLAAGILTALTPLAASWDKWAVWVIRFAIGFLTGVVYPCCHSLISRWSPPDEKGKFVASLMGGTFGTVITWPISGVIIENMGWDWAFYMVGIFVVIVCGAWFMFVAESPAAHRTISIKEREHIEKSLGDTVSTKKRWPPYKALVLSLPFWSLMLLHYGSMWGLFFLITATPKFLSEVLGFNLASAGFLSSLPHLARLLCAFGFGAVADLIRRKDWLSVTKMRKVFCLPSHVIPGILLIILAYFGKDPYVCVAIMTVSLGFNGAATASNLQNSQDLAPNYAGTLYGIINCVGTTPGIFSPIIVAAFTKENNTIEQWHYVFIIGAAAYIIPAFIYWIFGSGKIQKWNELDNTASKEEIVNTKL; encoded by the exons ATGTTATTCATGGCCTGCCTCATGAGCTACATGATGCGCGTTAATTTGTCTATAAATATTATTGCCATGGTCGAGAGTACCGATGCTAATTCCACTGAAATATTACCAgat TATGGTCCCCGCTATAATTGGTCCCAAAGCGATCAGGCTATGCTGTTGGGTGCCTATTTCTATGGTTATATGATTACTTCGCTGCCAGCTGGTATGTTGGCTGAAAATTTGGGAGGTAAACCGGTAGCTGGTTATAGTTGTCTGGCGGCTGGCATCTTAACAGCTTTAACACCTTTAGCAGCCTCTTGGGATAAATGGGCTGTATGGGTTATAAGATTTGCCATAGGTTTCTTGACG GGCGTGGTCTATCCCTGCTGTCACAGTTTAATCTCCAGATGGTCTCCTCCCGATGAGAAGGGAAAATTTGTGGCCTCTTTAATGGGTGGCACTTTTGGTACTGTTATAACTTGGCCTATTAGTGGTGTGATTATTGAAAATATGGGCTGGGATTGGGCCTTCTATATGGTGGGCATTTTCGTTGTGATTGTATGCGGAGCCTGGTTTATGTTTGTGGCTGAAAGTCCTGCAGCTCATAGAACTATTAGCATTAAAGAACGGGAACATATTGAAAAGAGTTTGGGTGATACTGTATCCACTAAGAAG cgCTGGCCTCCATACAAAGCTTTGGTTTTGTCTTTGCCTTTCTGGTCTTTAATGTTGCTGCATTATGGCAGCATGTGGGGTCTATTCTTCTTGATTACAGCTACCCCAAAATTCTTAAGCGAGGTCTTGGGTTTCAATTTAGCTTCAGCCGGTTTCCTGTCCTCTTTACCACATTTAGCTCGTCTGCTGTGTGCCTTTGGTTTTGGTGCCGTTGCCGATTTAATAAGACGCAAAGATTGGTTGTCAGTTACAAAAATGAGAAAAGTTTTCTGTTTACCCT CCCATGTTATACCCGGTATTTTATTGATTATCTTGGCCTATTTTGGTAAAGATCCTTATGTTTGCGTAGCCATTATGACTGTTTCTTTGGGTTTCAATGGTGCTGCCACTGCCTCTAATCTGCAAAACTCCCAGGATTTGGCTCCCAATTATGCCGGTACTTTGTATGGTATTATTAATTGTGTGGGCACCACACCCGGTATTTTCTCTCCCATCATTGTAGCCGCTTTTACCAAAGAAAAC AACACCATTGAACAGTGGCATTATGTTTTCATCATTGGAGCTGCCGCCTACATAATACCCGCCTTTATTTACTGGATATTTGGTTCGGGTAAAATCCAAAAATGGAATGAACTTGATAATACCGCTTCCAAGGAGGAAATTGTTAATACAAAACTGTGA